The Pseudomonas alkylphenolica genomic sequence GGCCCTTCCGGCTCCGGCAAGACCACCAGCCTGATGATGCTGGCAGGCTTCGAGACCCCGACCGCCGGCGAAATCCAGCTGGCCGGACGCTCGATCAACAACGTGCCGCCGCACAAACGCGACATCGGCATGGTGTTCCAGAACTACGCACTGTTCCCGCACATGACCGTGGCGGAGAACCTCGCCTTCCCTTTGAGTGTGCGCAACCTGAGCAAGACCGACATCAGCGAGCGGGTCAAGCGCGTGCTCAACATGGTCCAGCTCGATGCGTTCGCCAAGCGCTATCCCGGCCAGTTGTCCGGCGGCCAGCAGCAGCGGGTGGCCCTGGCGCGGGCATTGGTGTTCGAGCCACAGCTGGTGCTGATGGACGAACCGCTCGGCGCGCTCGACAAGCAGCTGCGTGAACACATGCAGATGGAAATCAAACACCTGCACCAGCGCCTGGGCGTCACCGTGGTGTATGTGACCCACGACCAGGGCGAAGCTCTGACCATGTCTGATCGCGTGGCCGTGTTCCATCAGGGCGAAATCCAGCAGATCGCCGATCCGCGCACGCTCTATGAAGAGCCGAAGAACACCTTCGTCGCCAACTTCATCGGTGAAAACAACCGCATCAATGGCCGCCTGATCAGTCAGGACGGCGAGCGTTGCCTGGTGCAGCTGGCCCGCGGTGAGAAGGTCGAGGCATTGGCGGTCAATGTCGGCCAGAGCGGCGAACCGGTGACCCTGTCGATCCGCCCCGAGCGCGTACGCCTCAATGGCCACAGCGAGAGCTGCGTCAACCGCTTCTCCGGGCGGGTGGCCGAATTCATCTATCTGGGTGACCACGTACGGGTGCGCCTGGAGGTGTGCGGCAAGGCCGATTTCTTCGTGAAGCAGCCGATTGCTGAACTCGACCCGGCCCTGGCCGTGGGCGACGTGGTACCGCTTGGCTGGGAAGTGGAGCACGCCCGCGCGCTCGATCCGATCCTGGAAGCCAATTGAAGGTTTGCTTCACCAACCCTGTACTGTGGAGAAAATAATAATGCTAAAGCACTTGAAGTTGACCGCTCTGACGCTGGGGCTGTTTGCGGCGGGCCAGGCCATGGCGGCGGCTGACCTGACCGTGATCTCTTTCGGTGGTGCCAACAAGGCAGCCCAGACCAAAGCGTTCTACGAGCCATGGGAAAAGGCTGGCAACGGCAAGATCGTTGCGGGCGAGTACAACGGCGAAATGGCCAAGGTCAAAGCCATGGTCGACACCAAGAGCGTGTCCTGGAACCTGGTCGAGGTCGAGTCGCCGGAACTGGCCCGTGGGTGTGACGAAGGCATGTTCGAAGAACTCGATCCGGCGCTGTTCGGCGACGAGGCCGACTATGTCCCAGGTGCTATCCAACCGTGCGGCGTCGGCTTCTTCGTCTGGTCCACGGTGATGGCTTACAACGCCGACAAACTGAAAACCGCGCCAACCAGCTGGGCCGATTT encodes the following:
- a CDS encoding ABC transporter ATP-binding protein is translated as MSEVNSSAAAGEVLVSFRGVQKSYDGETLIVKDLNLDIRKGEFLTLLGPSGSGKTTSLMMLAGFETPTAGEIQLAGRSINNVPPHKRDIGMVFQNYALFPHMTVAENLAFPLSVRNLSKTDISERVKRVLNMVQLDAFAKRYPGQLSGGQQQRVALARALVFEPQLVLMDEPLGALDKQLREHMQMEIKHLHQRLGVTVVYVTHDQGEALTMSDRVAVFHQGEIQQIADPRTLYEEPKNTFVANFIGENNRINGRLISQDGERCLVQLARGEKVEALAVNVGQSGEPVTLSIRPERVRLNGHSESCVNRFSGRVAEFIYLGDHVRVRLEVCGKADFFVKQPIAELDPALAVGDVVPLGWEVEHARALDPILEAN